In a single window of the Arachis hypogaea cultivar Tifrunner chromosome 6, arahy.Tifrunner.gnm2.J5K5, whole genome shotgun sequence genome:
- the LOC112805332 gene encoding non-structural maintenance of chromosomes element 4 homolog B-like, with the protein MAKHQLNRADRRSTAINTKLRRLLPPAHDDIDHRTHQGLHSRYLAFNNMTNDERDKIARADSKKFELIFGEIERLHQLVTKSREQVADAKALLDITKSLVMSVKGHANGVVTPSEFGGQGGSSTSTEGCTRISIAWNDVGLSASHVFKAGSSCCTINGPIYAKVMQRKAVNYRSRKRVRPNELARLEELGEGPREVKVDIDKNMLMMFNILRKNSLLSLRI; encoded by the exons CGCAATCAACACCAAGCTCCGTCGTTTGCTCCCTCCAGCTCACGATGACATTGATCATCGAACCCATCAAGGTCTTCATTCTCGCTACCTTGCCTTCAACAACATGACTAACG ATGAAAGAGACAAAATCGCAAGGGCTGATTCCAAGAAGTTTGAGTTGATATTTGGCGAAATAGAGAGGTTGCATCAACTAG TTACAAAATCAAGAGAACAAGTGGCTGATGCAAAGGCTTTGTTGGACATAACAAAATCCTTGGTAATGTCTGTGAAGGGGCATGCTAACGGTGTAGTCACTCCTTCAGAATTTGGAGGACAGGGTGGATCAAGTACTAGCACAGAAGGTTGCACCAGAATCTCAATAGCCTGGAATGATGTTGGACTATCAGCATCACATGTTTTTAAAGCGGGTTCTAGCTGCTGTACAAT CAATGGTCCCATCTATGCTAAAGTAATGCAGAGGAAGGCTGTTAATTATAGAAGTAGGAAGCGTGTGAGGCCCAATGAATTGGCCCGACTAGAAGAG CTTGGCGAAGGTCCAAGAGAAGTGAAAGTTGATATAGATAAAAACATGTTAATGATGTTTAACATCTTAAGGAAAAATAGCTTGTTAAGCTTGAGAATCTGA